From one Halosimplex rubrum genomic stretch:
- a CDS encoding methyl-accepting chemotaxis protein yields the protein MRPTLKRRIGLALGGQFAHACYQVVVFLVAPGLWPVLGGMGVLAAAAGFAYAYRDIDRALDERASERRELQTALTEAERERDDLRSRLDDAEAELVDRRAGPDAGPTGPVVAAPDGGVQTADDAALADYEGSVRTAGTALGAFGDGDLTQRLDADDDSEALAALAAEFNEMAATFEQTFEAAAGFSDEVVGSSEQVTTATQAVTDSSEKVAQRVAEIADVFHDQHQQISGISDEMSDMSATVEEIAASSDEVKEMADRTERSTVEGIEAGRSARDTMDEAQDQIEGVVETVTELDERMDEVGQIVDLIDDIAEQTNILALNASIEAAHASAGANDNGFGVVADEVKSLAEETKDATDEIAGLIGEIQDQTDETVEEITDMQSTIDEGKDTVGEGLDALESILEHVQQTASGVTEISNATDDQAASSEEVAAIADEAAETSKENVEVAEEVAAIAEEQNLALSEMYVNAKMLTMRAEQLSALFEGYETE from the coding sequence ATGCGACCGACCCTCAAGCGACGGATCGGGCTCGCGCTGGGTGGGCAGTTCGCTCACGCGTGCTATCAGGTGGTGGTCTTCCTGGTCGCGCCGGGGCTGTGGCCGGTGCTCGGCGGGATGGGCGTTCTCGCGGCCGCGGCGGGGTTCGCGTACGCCTACCGCGACATCGACCGGGCGCTCGACGAGCGAGCGAGCGAGCGCCGGGAACTGCAGACCGCGCTGACCGAGGCCGAGCGCGAGCGCGACGACCTCCGCTCGCGGCTGGACGACGCGGAGGCCGAACTGGTGGACCGCCGGGCGGGACCGGACGCCGGACCCACCGGGCCGGTCGTCGCGGCTCCGGACGGCGGTGTCCAGACCGCCGACGACGCCGCGCTGGCCGACTACGAGGGCAGCGTCCGAACGGCCGGGACGGCGCTGGGCGCGTTCGGCGACGGCGATCTGACCCAGCGGCTCGACGCCGACGACGACTCCGAGGCGCTCGCGGCCCTCGCGGCGGAGTTCAACGAGATGGCCGCGACCTTCGAGCAGACGTTCGAGGCGGCCGCCGGCTTCAGCGACGAGGTCGTCGGCTCCTCGGAGCAGGTGACGACCGCGACCCAGGCGGTGACCGACTCCAGCGAGAAGGTCGCCCAGCGCGTCGCCGAGATCGCCGACGTGTTCCACGATCAACACCAGCAGATCAGCGGGATCTCCGACGAGATGTCAGACATGTCGGCGACCGTCGAGGAGATCGCCGCCTCCTCCGACGAGGTCAAGGAGATGGCCGACCGGACCGAGCGCTCGACGGTCGAGGGGATCGAGGCCGGCCGCTCGGCGCGAGACACCATGGACGAGGCCCAGGACCAGATCGAGGGCGTCGTCGAGACGGTCACCGAACTCGACGAGCGGATGGACGAGGTCGGCCAGATCGTCGACCTCATCGACGACATCGCCGAGCAGACCAACATCCTCGCGCTGAACGCCTCGATCGAGGCGGCCCACGCCTCGGCGGGCGCGAACGACAACGGCTTCGGCGTCGTCGCCGACGAGGTCAAGAGCCTCGCCGAGGAGACCAAAGACGCCACCGACGAGATCGCGGGGCTCATCGGCGAGATCCAGGACCAGACCGACGAGACCGTCGAGGAGATCACCGACATGCAGTCGACCATCGACGAGGGCAAAGACACGGTCGGCGAGGGCCTGGACGCCCTCGAATCGATCCTCGAACACGTCCAGCAGACCGCCTCGGGCGTCACCGAGATCTCCAACGCCACCGACGACCAGGCCGCCTCCTCGGAGGAGGTCGCCGCCATCGCCGACGAGGCCGCCGAGACCAGCAAAGAGAACGTCGAGGTGGCCGAGGAGGTCGCCGCCATCGCCGAGGAGCAGAACCTCGCGCTCTCGGAGATGTACGTCAACGCGAAGATGCTCACGATGCGCGCCGAGCAGCTCTCGGCGCTGTTCGAGGGCTACGAGACCGAGTAG
- the trpD gene encoding anthranilate phosphoribosyltransferase — MKAYIESVTDGEDLTLAEAREAATAVFEDATEAQIGALLAGLRAKGETEAEIAGFAQGMREAARTIDPDRAPLVDTCGTGGDDYDTINVSTTSAIVAAGAGVPIAKHGNYSVSSSSGSSDVLEEVGLDMDTHPEAVEATVEEAGIGYMHAPAFHPAMKAVIGPRREVGMRTIFNVLGPLTNPAGADAQVMGVYDADLVGLIGRAVAEMPVDHALIVHGSGMDEITIHDETAVAEVKAGEVTEYTITPEDLGLETHDIEAVSGGTPAENAADLQGIVDGTVTGAKRDIILANAGAAVYVAGMADSLEGGVEAAADAIDAGDAAAKLDDLREVTSRVAADGGQ; from the coding sequence ATGAAAGCATACATCGAATCCGTCACGGACGGCGAGGACCTGACGCTCGCGGAGGCTCGCGAGGCGGCGACGGCCGTCTTCGAGGACGCGACAGAGGCACAGATCGGCGCGCTGCTGGCGGGGCTGCGCGCGAAGGGCGAGACCGAGGCCGAGATCGCCGGCTTCGCCCAGGGGATGCGCGAGGCCGCCAGAACCATCGACCCCGACCGGGCGCCGCTGGTCGACACCTGCGGCACCGGGGGCGACGACTACGACACGATCAACGTCTCGACGACCAGCGCCATCGTCGCCGCCGGCGCCGGCGTCCCGATCGCCAAACACGGCAACTACTCCGTCTCCTCGTCGTCGGGGAGCTCGGACGTGCTGGAGGAGGTCGGCCTCGACATGGACACCCACCCCGAGGCCGTCGAGGCGACCGTCGAGGAGGCCGGCATCGGCTACATGCACGCCCCCGCGTTCCACCCGGCGATGAAGGCCGTCATCGGCCCGCGCCGCGAGGTGGGGATGCGGACCATCTTCAACGTGCTCGGCCCCCTCACGAACCCCGCCGGCGCCGACGCGCAGGTCATGGGCGTCTACGACGCGGATCTCGTCGGCCTGATCGGCCGCGCGGTCGCCGAGATGCCGGTCGACCACGCCCTGATCGTCCACGGCTCCGGGATGGACGAGATCACGATCCACGACGAGACCGCCGTCGCCGAAGTGAAAGCCGGTGAGGTCACCGAGTACACGATCACCCCCGAGGACCTCGGGCTGGAGACCCACGACATCGAGGCCGTCTCGGGCGGCACGCCCGCGGAGAACGCCGCGGACCTGCAGGGTATCGTCGACGGCACGGTCACCGGCGCAAAGCGCGACATCATCCTCGCGAACGCCGGCGCGGCCGTCTACGTCGCCGGCATGGCCGACTCGCTGGAGGGCGGCGTCGAGGCCGCCGCCGACGCCATCGACGCCGGCGACGCCGCCGCGAAGCTCGACGACCTTCGGGAGGTCACCAGCCGCGTCGCCGCCGACGGGGGCCAATGA
- a CDS encoding M24 family metallopeptidase, producing MSHTDAVRERLDAYLAANGLEAVWFARPPSFAWLTGGNNVVDRAADVGVAAAGYDGDGLTVVTDNIEAKRLVDEELPADATVETVDWHEADLPEAVERYSPTPAAADFDVPGFESVDPTDLRQPLTDADVERFRALGADAAEVVEGVVREASADDTEREVGGRLRDRLFARGIDSPVVLVGSGERTRKYRHYTTRDNELGDYALVSVTAVRDGLHASITRSVAFDAPEWLDERTEAAMRVEASALAATQRVGRDDGTAGDVFDGIEDAYAAVGYEGEWRNHHQGGAAAYAGREWFGTPDSAASVHLPMTYAYNPTVQGAKSEDTHLVTDDGIELLTGTGDWPTETVEPVGDGPAMDRHAVLHR from the coding sequence ATGTCCCACACCGACGCGGTCCGCGAGCGACTCGACGCGTATCTCGCAGCGAACGGTCTGGAAGCCGTCTGGTTCGCCCGCCCGCCCTCGTTCGCGTGGCTGACCGGCGGGAACAACGTCGTCGACCGCGCCGCGGACGTCGGCGTCGCCGCCGCCGGCTACGACGGCGACGGCCTCACCGTCGTCACCGACAACATCGAAGCGAAGCGCCTCGTCGACGAGGAACTCCCCGCCGACGCGACCGTCGAGACCGTCGACTGGCACGAGGCGGACCTCCCCGAAGCCGTCGAACGGTACAGCCCGACGCCGGCGGCCGCCGACTTCGACGTGCCGGGCTTCGAGTCGGTCGACCCGACCGACCTGCGCCAGCCGCTGACCGACGCCGACGTCGAGCGGTTCCGCGCGCTCGGCGCGGACGCGGCCGAGGTCGTCGAGGGCGTCGTGCGCGAGGCCAGCGCCGACGACACCGAGCGCGAGGTCGGCGGGCGCCTGCGCGACCGGCTGTTCGCCCGCGGCATCGACTCGCCGGTGGTCCTCGTCGGGAGCGGCGAGCGTACCCGGAAGTACCGCCACTACACGACCCGTGACAACGAACTCGGCGACTACGCGCTGGTCTCCGTGACGGCGGTCCGCGACGGCCTCCACGCGAGTATCACCCGCTCGGTCGCTTTCGACGCGCCGGAGTGGCTCGACGAGCGCACCGAGGCCGCCATGCGCGTCGAGGCGAGCGCCCTCGCCGCCACGCAGCGGGTCGGGCGCGACGACGGTACCGCCGGCGACGTGTTCGACGGCATCGAAGACGCCTACGCCGCGGTCGGCTACGAGGGCGAGTGGCGCAACCACCATCAGGGCGGCGCCGCGGCCTACGCCGGCCGCGAGTGGTTCGGGACGCCCGACTCGGCGGCGTCGGTCCACCTGCCGATGACCTACGCCTACAACCCCACGGTCCAGGGCGCGAAAAGCGAGGACACCCACCTCGTCACCGACGACGGGATCGAACTGCTGACGGGCACCGGCGACTGGCCGACCGAGACCGTCGAACCCGTCGGCGACGGCCCCGCGATGGACCGCCACGCCGTCCTCCACCGCTGA
- a CDS encoding phosphoribosylanthranilate isomerase — protein sequence MSDATDDRPDARVKVCGVTRETDREAVVAAGADAVGVISDVPVDTPREVDADTAGDLLAGVPPLVTGVLVTMPTTVEAAVDLAATVEPDAVQVHGGLSPGELGALGHRLSQDLVVAVDAEADDIADYADAADALLVDSVDAEGGGGTGETHDWERTREVVADLDVPVILAGGLTPENVAAAVETVRPFGVDVATGVERVDGDGSRVGGEKDPETVRSFVAAARRREVAA from the coding sequence ATGAGCGACGCCACCGACGACCGCCCGGACGCCCGCGTCAAGGTCTGCGGGGTCACCCGCGAGACCGACCGCGAGGCCGTCGTCGCCGCGGGCGCCGACGCGGTGGGCGTCATCAGCGACGTGCCCGTCGACACCCCCCGGGAGGTCGACGCCGATACCGCTGGCGACCTCCTCGCTGGCGTCCCGCCGCTGGTGACCGGTGTGCTGGTGACGATGCCGACGACCGTCGAGGCCGCGGTCGACCTCGCGGCGACCGTCGAACCGGACGCCGTGCAGGTCCACGGCGGGCTCTCGCCGGGCGAACTCGGCGCGCTCGGCCACCGTCTGAGTCAGGACCTGGTCGTCGCGGTCGACGCCGAGGCCGACGATATCGCCGACTACGCCGACGCCGCGGACGCCCTGCTGGTCGATTCGGTCGACGCCGAGGGTGGCGGCGGCACCGGCGAGACCCACGACTGGGAGCGTACCCGCGAGGTCGTCGCCGACCTGGACGTGCCCGTGATCCTCGCCGGCGGACTCACCCCCGAGAACGTCGCCGCGGCCGTCGAAACCGTTCGACCGTTCGGTGTCGACGTGGCGACGGGCGTCGAACGGGTCGACGGCGACGGGAGCCGCGTCGGCGGCGAGAAGGACCCGGAGACGGTCCGCTCGTTCGTCGCCGCGGCGCGGCGGCGGGAGGTGGCCGCGTGA
- a CDS encoding acetate and sugar kinases/Hsc70/actin family protein yields the protein MSDDEPVPIGVKLGSTRTVIAYPDDDGEIQTIRTLTCLATYEDALTGEERVLYGEEAATEYPDEVQFMLRSGLPEDEERAELTKTFFEEVIDANDVPENSGVVYAIPTIDNPEGLENLEEVIEESSIGQALVESYPESLCGAIPARGDDLEAIEDIFVAVNMGSTNLEASGYRRGEQLAPFTTGAVTGNEVDRMIANYVEEETQGRVNIDTQTAREYKEEHADFDEFEPFTDIIQQPGGGAHEFTIERSVMDACNEYLDDAVEEFCNTFLPELANDYMKVYQLALDNRIVLTGGMACIPGIVEEFEKRVSEELDREVEAVAADHPDISPSLGAQRIAGRLVDNA from the coding sequence ATGAGCGACGACGAGCCGGTGCCCATCGGCGTGAAACTCGGCAGTACCCGCACGGTGATCGCCTATCCCGACGACGACGGCGAGATCCAGACGATCCGGACGCTGACCTGTCTGGCGACCTACGAGGACGCTCTCACGGGCGAGGAACGGGTCCTCTACGGCGAGGAGGCGGCCACGGAGTACCCCGACGAGGTCCAGTTCATGCTCCGGTCGGGTCTGCCCGAGGACGAGGAGCGCGCGGAGCTGACGAAGACGTTCTTCGAGGAGGTCATCGACGCCAACGACGTGCCCGAGAACAGCGGCGTCGTCTACGCCATCCCGACCATCGACAACCCCGAGGGCCTGGAGAACCTAGAGGAGGTCATCGAGGAGTCGTCCATCGGGCAGGCGCTGGTCGAGAGCTACCCCGAGTCGCTCTGTGGCGCCATCCCCGCCCGCGGCGACGACCTCGAAGCGATCGAGGATATCTTCGTCGCCGTCAACATGGGGTCGACGAACCTCGAGGCGTCGGGCTACCGCCGCGGCGAACAGCTCGCGCCGTTCACGACCGGCGCCGTCACCGGCAACGAAGTCGACCGGATGATCGCCAACTACGTCGAGGAGGAGACCCAGGGCCGGGTCAACATCGACACCCAGACCGCCCGGGAGTACAAGGAGGAACACGCCGACTTCGACGAGTTCGAGCCGTTCACGGACATCATCCAGCAGCCCGGCGGCGGCGCCCACGAGTTCACCATCGAGCGCAGCGTCATGGACGCCTGCAACGAGTACCTCGACGACGCCGTCGAGGAGTTCTGCAACACGTTCCTCCCGGAACTGGCCAACGACTACATGAAGGTCTACCAGCTGGCGCTGGACAACCGCATCGTCCTCACCGGGGGCATGGCCTGCATCCCCGGCATCGTCGAGGAGTTCGAAAAGCGGGTCAGCGAGGAACTCGACCGCGAGGTCGAGGCCGTCGCCGCCGACCACCCCGACATCTCGCCGTCGCTGGGCGCCCAGCGCATCGCCGGCCGCCTCGTCGACAACGCCTGA